In a genomic window of uncultured Flavobacterium sp.:
- a CDS encoding glycosyl hydrolase family 18 protein, whose protein sequence is MKHYYRLLFLLLFPLLALAQPAHGKKVVGYYAQWAIYGRDFNVPKIDGSKLTHLNYSFYGTTFDAAHPENTKLLCLDSYADFEHTEGGIPWDAPVKGNFYDLMKLKEKYPHLKILISVGGWTKGQDLSPIAASPVARAALAADMANFITKYPFIDGFDIDWEYPLSGGTDGTEVINGAPIPPQKYSPDDNKNLVYLLKAMRQAMPNKLISIAAGNNVRKVASQYIGPNTRAQYGMTEDISTYCDYITYFGYDFGGNWYDKTCYNAPLYASGNTNDPLYGATQSESLDELTSQYLNVVGFPANKLIMGLPFYGKKFDHVANNGTNPNLPGLFVSAPRDVVAGCTNPQNPTGTWDGPAACEKSGSIEICGLVGNPVTNSNAYLDPNTMLVTPSAAAAGWVRYFDNTTKVPYLYNATLKQFISYEDKQSMDLKVQYIKSKNLAGGMVWELSQDTRGSIPNSLLTQVDTSFGSIVPGTVSIAGSVKNGAALVTDVTVELRDASNAVLQTVVSTGGNFTFNNLTSGQNYTLTALKASYTFTPVTLTNVTVNQTAVVINGTQPTYTVSGTVLDASSTPVSGVTVTATSGATVLTAVSNASGVYSVAGLTAGLNFTVTAAKTGFSYTPVSTVYNAISANQTLNFAQGAPIVYYTVSGTILNNTTPVSGVTVTATSTGGNFTAVTNASGVYSLSLPSGGNYTVTAALTGQTYTPASTVYTNLIANKTLNFSQDVIVIGASKISGTVKNGANLVSGAKVELILPWTDNAHPYLSKLAITDAQGKYSFDNAVLAGYTTVSSLKLNTWDNGEVVYLPSNLANFAVPANPTVYDFNTSVVTPTYYTVSGTVLNGSTPVSGVTVSAVTGTTTLTAVSDASGNYSVTNLVAGSNYTVTAAKTGLTFTPASTVYNAISSNKTLSFTQTVVTPTYYTVSGTVLNGATPVAGVTVSATSGTTTLTAVSDASGNYSVANLVAGSNYTVTAAKTGLTFTPASTVYNAISSNQTLNFTQVVTPVYYTVSGTTKNGTTAVAGVTVSATSGTTTLTAVSDASGNYSVANLVAGSDYIVSAAKTGLTFSPASTVYTAINANKTLNFTQNVSSGTLISGTVKSGSTPVAGAKVELILPWTDNAHPYINIIATTDASGNFSYANSALAGYTTISSLKLNTWENGEVTYYPNNLANFAVPANPTVYNFNTSSTAKLAQVQANLISGTVKNGTTPVAGAKVELIVPWTDSTHNWKSVLATTDASGNYTFDNSVVAGYTQILSLKLNTWENGEVTYYPNNLANFAVPTTPTVYDFNRQAVVATKPVVTITAPTASAIAINLGSSINFVASVGLSAADATTISSVVFSLDGQSLSATNSSGTYTAIWTPVANQFSLSHTLTVTATASNGTTDSKTYSFTLSCSGANCPNTLPVITWNSPSNTTVNQSTFQVVPISVTAVDSDGSVSGVTITINGGTFNMTAGTNNTYTYNFTPSAYQDYPVVIKATDNKSAVTTLNNTIKIAPVSTNRFIALPSKIILGYAHSWENTSAPFLYFSQIVGSKFNVVDYSFVETVNRDGYTPVLTTNDNRYLTNGVFNKQLLKNDIKSLRDSGVPVIVSIGGQNGHVVLDNVTQKNIFVNGLKAIIDEYQFDGVDLDFEGGSMNFSAGGLRDISYAGISAYPRLKNIVDACKELKAYYGPGFLLTAAPETQYVQGGYSTYTDTFGSFLPIIQNLRNELDLLAVQLYNTGGENGLDGQYYGSAKKANMVTALTDMVIKGYNIATTGMHFDGLPASKVLIALPACPSAAGSGYLTPTEGISAMNYLRTGTTFSGRTYTMQPGGPYPSLRGLMTWSVNWDASSCGNSSELSKAYAAYFASQSAAKTLALGDISSKSSATIAYFKNNALSVSNDTEDIAQVDVFNILGQTLVSHKNVQNNREILLQDQSFSTKQLFLVVVTDKAGKTKSFKVMNFLN, encoded by the coding sequence ATGAAACATTATTACAGATTACTTTTTTTGTTACTGTTTCCCTTACTCGCGTTAGCCCAACCAGCTCACGGTAAAAAGGTAGTAGGGTATTATGCGCAATGGGCTATTTATGGCCGGGATTTCAATGTCCCGAAGATAGATGGAAGTAAATTGACGCATTTGAACTATTCTTTTTATGGGACAACTTTTGATGCTGCCCATCCGGAGAATACGAAGTTACTATGTTTAGATTCTTATGCGGATTTTGAACATACAGAAGGCGGAATCCCATGGGACGCTCCGGTAAAAGGAAACTTTTATGACTTGATGAAACTCAAGGAAAAGTATCCGCATTTAAAAATTTTAATTTCTGTTGGAGGATGGACTAAAGGTCAGGATCTTTCTCCAATTGCTGCAAGTCCCGTAGCAAGAGCTGCTTTAGCTGCAGATATGGCAAACTTTATTACCAAATATCCATTTATTGATGGGTTTGACATTGACTGGGAGTATCCTCTTTCTGGAGGAACAGACGGTACTGAAGTGATTAACGGAGCACCAATTCCTCCACAAAAGTACAGCCCGGACGACAACAAAAATTTAGTGTATTTATTGAAAGCAATGCGTCAGGCAATGCCAAATAAATTAATCTCTATTGCTGCCGGAAATAATGTTCGTAAAGTTGCATCCCAATATATTGGACCAAACACAAGAGCACAATACGGAATGACAGAAGACATTTCGACTTATTGTGATTATATCACTTATTTTGGATATGATTTTGGTGGAAACTGGTATGATAAAACATGTTACAATGCTCCTTTATATGCTAGTGGAAACACAAATGATCCGCTATATGGCGCAACTCAATCAGAATCACTGGATGAATTGACCAGTCAATATCTGAATGTTGTTGGTTTTCCTGCGAATAAATTAATCATGGGATTGCCTTTTTACGGGAAAAAATTTGATCACGTTGCCAATAACGGAACCAATCCAAACTTACCTGGATTATTCGTTTCAGCACCAAGAGATGTTGTTGCAGGATGTACAAATCCGCAAAATCCAACAGGAACTTGGGATGGTCCGGCAGCTTGCGAAAAATCAGGAAGTATCGAGATTTGCGGTTTAGTCGGAAATCCGGTTACCAATTCAAATGCCTATTTAGATCCAAATACAATGTTAGTTACGCCATCTGCGGCAGCTGCAGGATGGGTACGATATTTTGATAACACAACAAAAGTTCCTTATTTATACAATGCTACTTTAAAACAGTTTATCTCTTATGAAGATAAACAATCAATGGATTTAAAAGTACAATATATCAAATCGAAAAACCTTGCCGGAGGAATGGTTTGGGAATTATCTCAGGATACAAGAGGTTCAATTCCAAATTCATTATTAACTCAGGTTGACACTTCATTTGGGAGCATCGTTCCGGGAACAGTAAGTATTGCAGGATCTGTAAAAAACGGAGCAGCTTTAGTTACAGATGTTACCGTTGAATTGCGTGATGCAAGTAATGCAGTATTGCAAACTGTAGTTTCGACAGGAGGCAATTTTACATTCAACAATTTAACTTCAGGACAAAATTATACACTTACAGCTTTAAAAGCTTCTTATACTTTTACTCCGGTAACTTTAACAAATGTTACAGTTAATCAAACAGCTGTTGTTATTAATGGAACTCAACCTACCTATACAGTAAGCGGAACAGTTCTTGACGCATCATCAACTCCGGTTTCTGGTGTTACTGTCACAGCTACTTCAGGAGCAACAGTTTTAACAGCAGTTTCTAACGCAAGCGGAGTTTATAGCGTTGCAGGTTTAACAGCAGGTCTTAATTTTACAGTTACAGCTGCTAAAACAGGATTCTCTTATACTCCCGTTTCTACAGTTTATAATGCAATAAGTGCAAATCAAACGTTGAATTTTGCTCAAGGTGCGCCAATTGTATATTATACAGTAAGCGGAACTATTTTGAATAATACAACTCCGGTTTCGGGTGTTACAGTTACTGCAACTTCAACAGGAGGAAATTTCACGGCAGTTACAAATGCAAGCGGAGTTTATTCATTGAGTTTACCTTCGGGTGGTAATTATACAGTGACTGCGGCTTTAACAGGGCAAACGTATACGCCGGCTTCAACAGTTTACACTAATTTAATTGCCAATAAAACATTGAACTTCTCTCAGGATGTTATTGTAATTGGAGCAAGTAAAATTAGTGGAACAGTTAAAAATGGAGCAAATCTGGTATCAGGTGCAAAAGTAGAATTGATTTTACCTTGGACAGATAATGCACATCCTTATTTAAGTAAGCTTGCCATTACAGATGCACAAGGAAAATACAGTTTTGATAACGCTGTTTTAGCAGGATACACTACTGTTTCAAGTTTAAAACTAAATACTTGGGATAATGGCGAGGTAGTTTATTTACCATCGAATTTGGCGAACTTTGCAGTTCCTGCAAATCCTACAGTTTATGATTTTAATACAAGCGTAGTAACACCAACGTATTATACAGTAAGCGGAACAGTTTTAAACGGATCAACACCGGTTTCTGGTGTCACAGTTTCGGCAGTTACAGGAACAACAACTTTAACGGCAGTTTCAGACGCTTCAGGAAATTATAGTGTTACTAATCTGGTTGCAGGATCAAACTATACAGTTACAGCTGCAAAAACAGGTTTGACTTTCACACCAGCTTCAACCGTTTACAATGCAATAAGTTCAAATAAAACATTAAGTTTTACACAGACTGTTGTTACACCAACGTATTATACAGTAAGCGGAACGGTTCTAAACGGAGCAACACCAGTTGCTGGCGTAACAGTTTCAGCGACTTCAGGAACTACGACTTTAACAGCGGTTTCAGATGCTTCAGGAAATTATAGTGTAGCAAATTTGGTTGCAGGATCAAATTATACTGTAACAGCTGCAAAAACAGGTTTGACTTTTACACCGGCTTCTACAGTTTATAATGCGATAAGTTCAAATCAAACACTAAACTTTACACAAGTTGTTACACCAGTATATTACACAGTAAGCGGAACGACTAAAAACGGAACAACAGCAGTAGCTGGCGTAACAGTTTCAGCGACTTCAGGAACTACAACTTTAACAGCAGTTTCAGATGCTTCAGGAAATTATAGTGTAGCAAATTTAGTTGCAGGATCAGATTATATCGTTTCGGCTGCAAAAACAGGATTAACTTTTAGTCCCGCATCAACAGTTTATACAGCAATAAACGCTAATAAAACATTAAACTTCACGCAAAATGTTTCTAGCGGAACTTTAATTAGTGGAACCGTAAAAAGCGGATCAACTCCTGTAGCAGGTGCTAAAGTAGAATTAATTTTACCTTGGACAGATAATGCACATCCTTATATAAACATCATTGCAACAACAGATGCTTCAGGAAATTTTAGTTATGCAAATTCTGCTTTAGCAGGATACACGACCATTTCAAGTTTAAAACTGAATACTTGGGAAAACGGAGAAGTAACTTATTATCCAAATAATCTGGCAAACTTTGCAGTTCCTGCAAACCCAACAGTTTATAACTTTAATACAAGTTCTACAGCAAAATTAGCACAAGTTCAAGCAAACTTAATTAGCGGAACAGTTAAAAACGGAACAACTCCGGTTGCTGGTGCAAAAGTAGAATTGATTGTGCCATGGACAGATAGTACTCATAACTGGAAAAGTGTTTTGGCAACAACAGATGCATCAGGAAATTATACTTTCGATAATTCAGTTGTAGCAGGTTATACACAAATTTTAAGTTTGAAATTAAATACATGGGAAAATGGGGAAGTGACTTATTATCCAAATAACTTAGCCAACTTTGCAGTTCCAACAACTCCAACGGTTTATGATTTTAATAGACAAGCGGTGGTTGCGACTAAGCCAGTAGTTACCATTACAGCACCAACAGCTTCGGCGATTGCTATAAATTTAGGATCATCAATTAATTTTGTTGCAAGTGTAGGGTTAAGTGCCGCTGATGCCACTACAATCTCATCTGTTGTATTTAGTTTAGATGGACAAAGCTTAAGTGCTACCAATTCTTCGGGAACTTATACAGCGATTTGGACACCAGTAGCAAATCAGTTTTCGCTTAGTCATACGCTAACCGTTACGGCTACTGCATCAAATGGAACAACAGATTCAAAAACATATAGTTTTACATTAAGTTGTTCAGGTGCAAACTGCCCAAATACATTACCTGTAATTACTTGGAATTCACCATCGAATACCACTGTAAACCAAAGTACTTTCCAAGTTGTGCCAATTTCAGTTACAGCTGTAGATAGTGACGGATCAGTTTCAGGTGTTACTATTACAATAAATGGAGGTACATTTAATATGACAGCAGGTACAAATAATACCTATACGTATAATTTTACACCATCTGCTTATCAGGATTATCCAGTTGTAATCAAAGCAACCGATAATAAATCTGCTGTAACTACATTAAACAATACAATTAAAATTGCTCCAGTGAGCACTAATAGATTCATTGCACTTCCATCTAAAATTATTTTAGGATATGCACATTCTTGGGAAAATACTTCTGCTCCATTTTTATATTTTTCTCAAATAGTAGGAAGTAAGTTTAACGTAGTTGATTATTCTTTTGTAGAAACAGTTAATCGTGATGGTTATACACCAGTATTAACTACAAATGACAATAGATATTTGACTAATGGTGTTTTCAATAAGCAATTGTTGAAAAATGATATAAAATCCTTAAGAGATAGCGGCGTTCCTGTTATTGTCTCTATCGGAGGTCAAAATGGGCATGTTGTTTTAGACAATGTAACTCAAAAAAATATTTTTGTTAATGGTCTAAAAGCAATTATTGACGAGTATCAATTTGATGGAGTTGATTTGGATTTTGAAGGCGGATCGATGAATTTTAGTGCAGGAGGTTTAAGAGATATTTCTTATGCAGGTATTTCAGCTTATCCAAGATTAAAAAACATAGTAGATGCTTGCAAAGAGTTAAAAGCTTACTATGGCCCTGGATTTTTATTAACTGCAGCTCCAGAAACACAATACGTACAAGGAGGATATTCTACCTATACAGATACTTTTGGTTCCTTCCTGCCAATCATTCAAAACTTGCGTAATGAATTGGATTTGTTAGCCGTACAATTGTATAATACAGGAGGAGAAAACGGATTAGATGGTCAATATTATGGTTCAGCTAAGAAAGCAAACATGGTAACAGCCCTAACTGATATGGTGATAAAAGGATATAACATTGCCACAACAGGAATGCATTTTGATGGTTTACCAGCCTCAAAAGTTCTTATTGCATTACCAGCTTGTCCAAGTGCAGCAGGTAGCGGTTATTTAACGCCGACAGAAGGAATTAGTGCTATGAATTATTTAAGAACCGGAACCACTTTTTCAGGAAGAACATACACTATGCAGCCAGGCGGACCATATCCTTCTTTAAGAGGTTTAATGACTTGGTCTGTAAACTGGGATGCATCTTCTTGTGGTAATTCATCTGAATTATCTAAAGCGTATGCCGCTTATTTTGCTTCGCAGTCAGCAGCAAAAACATTAGCGCTTGGTGATATTTCTTCAAAAAGCAGTGCAACGATAGCGTATTTCAAAAACAATGCATTATCAGTTTCAAATGACACCGAAGATATAGCTCAGGTAGATGTATTTAACATACTTGGACAAACTTTAGTAAGTCATAAAAATGTTCAAAATAATAGAGAAATTCTGCTACAAGATCAAAGTTTTTCAACAAAACAATTGTTCTTGGTAGTTGTAACAGACAAAGCAGGAAAAACAAAATCATTCAAAGTAATGAACTTCTTAAACTAA
- a CDS encoding family 20 glycosylhydrolase has product MKYLLVLLLAGVTSSAQIQKEQLNLMPWPQSVVVNDGNFALNKDFKVNITGNPNPRIFGGVTRFLRRLDGRTGIFFQQGFITKLNEVPTAELQINCTKSGKIGLYEDESYHLDIKQNQITINATSDLGALHGLETLLQMLQNNNNTFSFPISQVSDFPRFTWRGLMIDVSRHFQPIDVIKRNIDGLAAMKMNVFHWHLVDDQGWRIEMKKHPKLIELASDGMYYTQEEIKNIVKYADERGILVVPEIDVPGHGSAILTAYPEIGSKVITLTGGTSEKNIQGTAIATYGIERNAGIFSPTLDPSNPKTYQLLSEIFDEVCPLFPGAYFHIGGDENEGKDWDSNPKIQEFMKKNKLANNHELQTYFTMQLVPMLKKHGKQLMGWEEILTKNMSKDAIIHSWRGPNEGMVAGQSLINAVKKGYKTVLSNGYYIDLMYPVASHYLNDPMPKGADLTAEEKARILGGEATMWTELTTSTTIDSRLWPRTAAIAERLWSAEDVTDLASMRKRLDVVSFRLEELGLTHIRNKAVILRNISNNQNIKSLNEFANVCEPLKGYTRNKGGTEYQMYSPFTLFADACGPDAKESLAFDDAVNQYLASKTPENKAKVTAFFNKWIAVNKGLIELSENAPLVQPILPLSKKLNDASQELLLVLDNKSTLKADDLKNLIEQCNTKDHADVELSVYASLKKLI; this is encoded by the coding sequence ATGAAATATTTATTAGTCCTACTATTAGCAGGTGTGACCTCTAGTGCTCAAATTCAAAAAGAGCAGCTAAATCTTATGCCGTGGCCTCAAAGTGTTGTTGTAAACGATGGGAATTTTGCTTTAAATAAAGATTTTAAAGTAAACATTACCGGAAATCCTAATCCCCGAATTTTTGGTGGAGTAACTCGCTTTTTGCGTCGCTTAGACGGTAGAACTGGTATTTTTTTTCAACAAGGTTTTATTACAAAATTAAATGAAGTTCCAACAGCAGAGCTTCAGATTAACTGTACTAAAAGCGGAAAAATTGGTTTATATGAAGATGAAAGTTATCATTTAGACATTAAACAGAATCAAATTACGATAAATGCAACAAGCGATTTAGGAGCTTTACACGGTCTTGAAACGTTATTGCAAATGTTGCAGAATAACAATAACACATTTTCTTTTCCGATCTCACAAGTTTCCGATTTTCCAAGATTTACCTGGAGAGGTTTAATGATTGATGTTTCAAGACATTTTCAGCCAATTGATGTTATCAAAAGAAACATTGACGGATTGGCTGCTATGAAAATGAATGTTTTTCATTGGCATTTAGTTGACGATCAAGGTTGGAGAATTGAAATGAAAAAACATCCAAAACTAATAGAATTAGCTTCGGATGGAATGTATTACACACAAGAGGAAATTAAAAATATCGTAAAGTATGCTGATGAGCGCGGTATTTTAGTAGTTCCTGAAATAGATGTTCCTGGTCATGGATCTGCAATTTTAACGGCTTATCCGGAAATTGGAAGTAAAGTGATTACATTGACAGGAGGAACTTCTGAAAAAAATATTCAAGGTACAGCAATTGCTACCTATGGAATTGAAAGAAATGCGGGTATTTTTTCACCAACATTAGATCCTTCAAATCCTAAAACATATCAATTATTAAGTGAAATTTTTGATGAGGTTTGTCCCCTGTTTCCGGGAGCTTATTTTCATATCGGAGGAGATGAAAATGAAGGAAAAGATTGGGATTCAAACCCGAAAATTCAAGAGTTCATGAAGAAAAATAAGTTAGCTAACAATCATGAGTTACAAACTTATTTTACCATGCAATTAGTTCCAATGCTTAAAAAACACGGGAAACAATTAATGGGATGGGAAGAGATTTTGACTAAAAACATGTCAAAAGATGCTATTATACATTCCTGGAGAGGTCCAAATGAAGGAATGGTTGCCGGACAATCTTTAATCAATGCCGTAAAAAAAGGATATAAAACAGTTTTATCAAACGGATATTATATCGATTTAATGTATCCTGTTGCAAGTCATTATTTAAACGATCCAATGCCAAAAGGAGCTGATTTAACTGCCGAAGAAAAAGCAAGAATTTTAGGTGGAGAAGCAACAATGTGGACAGAACTTACAACATCAACAACAATAGATTCAAGACTTTGGCCAAGAACAGCGGCAATTGCCGAGAGACTTTGGTCAGCTGAGGATGTTACAGATTTGGCAAGTATGCGCAAACGTCTTGATGTAGTATCTTTTAGATTAGAAGAATTAGGATTAACACACATTCGTAACAAAGCGGTTATCTTGAGAAATATCTCAAACAACCAAAACATAAAATCATTAAATGAATTTGCAAATGTTTGTGAACCATTAAAAGGATATACGCGTAACAAAGGCGGAACTGAATATCAAATGTATTCTCCGTTTACACTTTTTGCCGATGCCTGCGGACCGGATGCTAAAGAATCTTTAGCTTTTGATGACGCTGTTAATCAGTATTTAGCGAGTAAAACACCAGAGAATAAAGCAAAAGTTACTGCATTTTTTAATAAATGGATTGCTGTAAATAAAGGATTAATCGAGTTAAGTGAAAATGCGCCTTTAGTACAGCCAATCTTGCCTTTGTCTAAAAAATTAAATGATGCATCACAAGAATTATTACTTGTTTTAGATAATAAATCAACGTTAAAAGCAGATGATTTAAAGAATTTAATAGAGCAATGTAATACAAAAGATCATGCAGATGTTGAGTTATCAGTATATGCGAGTCTTAAAAAATTAATATAG
- the nagB gene encoding glucosamine-6-phosphate deaminase yields MKSALEIKPDISYKSAGKFEETRFEKIHNEIFKSSVEASVIVAQEIAQLIRSKQEKGKSCVLGLATGSSPIKVYEELVRMHREEGLSFSNVITFNLDEYYPMTKENNQSYHYFMHQHLFNHIDINPDNVNIPDGTVHIDELNQYCIDYEMNIKNAGGLDFQLLGIGRTGHVGFNEPGSHINSGTRIITLDHITRVDASSDFNGIDNVPKRAITMGVSTILRSKRIVLMAWGQNKADIIKRTIQGDISSEVPATFLQNHPNATFVLDQSAASELTRFKTPWLVGECIWNQELKSKAIVWLCQKTKQSILKLTDRDYNNNGMSDLLAQEGSAYDLNINMFNVLQHTITGWPGGKPNTDDSYRPERANPAKKRVILFSPHPDDDVISMGGTFSKLIKQGHDVHVVYQTSGNIAVTDDEALKFAEVAKDFVGDGASGINFKSVIEFLNNKSENQIDSLEVRKLKGLIRRRESYAATRYIGLKDENTHFLDLPFYETGQVKKNPLGPEDIAIVKDIIAQIKPHQVFAAGDLADPHGTHEVCLNAIFAAMKELKPEKYMDDCWLWLYRGAWHEWDIHEIDMAVPLSPSEVLLKRHAILYHQSQKDRVMFQGNDSREFWVRAEDRNKNTAILYDELGLAEYEAIEAFKRFDY; encoded by the coding sequence ATGAAAAGTGCTTTAGAAATAAAACCTGATATCAGCTATAAAAGCGCGGGAAAATTTGAAGAAACTCGATTTGAAAAAATCCACAACGAAATCTTCAAAAGTTCTGTAGAAGCTTCAGTAATTGTAGCGCAGGAAATTGCGCAATTAATTAGATCTAAACAAGAAAAAGGTAAATCTTGCGTATTAGGTTTAGCAACAGGTTCTTCTCCTATAAAAGTATATGAGGAATTAGTGAGAATGCACAGAGAAGAGGGATTAAGTTTTAGCAATGTAATTACGTTCAATCTGGATGAATATTATCCAATGACCAAAGAGAACAATCAGAGCTATCACTATTTCATGCATCAGCATCTTTTTAATCATATTGATATCAACCCGGATAATGTTAATATTCCTGATGGAACCGTACATATTGATGAACTAAATCAATATTGTATTGATTATGAAATGAATATTAAAAATGCAGGAGGTCTTGATTTTCAATTATTAGGTATTGGCCGTACAGGTCACGTAGGTTTCAACGAACCGGGATCACACATCAACTCAGGAACCAGAATTATTACACTGGATCACATTACAAGAGTAGATGCTTCATCAGATTTTAATGGTATTGATAACGTTCCTAAAAGAGCGATTACCATGGGAGTTTCTACGATCTTGAGATCAAAAAGAATTGTATTAATGGCTTGGGGACAAAACAAAGCCGATATCATCAAAAGAACTATTCAGGGTGATATCAGTTCAGAAGTTCCAGCTACATTTTTACAAAATCATCCTAATGCAACTTTCGTATTAGACCAGTCTGCAGCATCTGAATTAACACGTTTTAAAACGCCTTGGTTAGTGGGAGAATGCATTTGGAATCAGGAATTAAAAAGCAAAGCGATTGTTTGGTTGTGCCAAAAAACAAAACAATCTATTTTAAAGTTAACAGACAGAGATTACAACAACAACGGAATGTCTGATCTTTTGGCGCAAGAAGGTTCTGCTTATGATTTGAACATTAATATGTTCAATGTCTTGCAGCATACCATCACAGGATGGCCGGGTGGAAAACCAAATACCGACGATTCATACCGTCCGGAAAGAGCTAATCCTGCAAAAAAACGAGTGATTCTTTTTAGTCCGCATCCAGACGATGATGTGATTTCTATGGGAGGAACTTTTTCAAAATTGATAAAACAAGGTCATGATGTACATGTTGTATATCAAACCTCCGGAAATATTGCTGTTACAGACGACGAGGCTTTAAAATTTGCAGAAGTTGCTAAAGATTTCGTTGGCGATGGAGCCTCAGGAATCAACTTTAAATCTGTAATTGAGTTTTTGAATAATAAATCAGAAAATCAAATAGATTCATTAGAAGTTCGAAAATTAAAAGGACTTATCAGAAGAAGAGAGTCTTATGCAGCAACAAGATACATTGGTTTAAAAGATGAGAATACACACTTTTTAGATCTTCCGTTTTATGAAACAGGGCAAGTAAAGAAAAATCCGTTAGGTCCTGAAGATATTGCTATTGTAAAAGATATTATTGCTCAAATCAAACCGCATCAGGTATTTGCTGCAGGAGATTTAGCAGATCCGCACGGAACACACGAAGTTTGCCTAAACGCAATCTTTGCAGCCATGAAAGAACTGAAACCAGAGAAATACATGGACGATTGTTGGTTATGGTTATACAGAGGAGCTTGGCATGAATGGGATATTCATGAAATTGATATGGCAGTTCCGCTTTCTCCATCAGAAGTATTATTAAAACGTCATGCGATTTTGTACCACCAATCTCAAAAAGACCGAGTAATGTTTCAAGGAAATGACTCCAGAGAATTCTGGGTTAGAGCAGAAGATCGTAATAAAAATACAGCCATTTTATATGATGAATTAGGATTGGCAGAATATGAAGCAATTGAAGCTTTCAAACGTTTTGATTACTAG